In one window of Gossypium hirsutum isolate 1008001.06 chromosome A01, Gossypium_hirsutum_v2.1, whole genome shotgun sequence DNA:
- the LOC107917408 gene encoding uncharacterized protein At4g06744, with protein sequence MSIIISFMLLVCLISCTTARDSSREALQVTIGIGNGNLSKGCNDRHHNLPFKLNCKLPATPLANEVLKFADQRLALVHPIIQKFKSLITSDPLGITQTWVGSDICSYKGFYCDNPPDNKSAIAVASIDFNGFQLSAPSLDGFLDQLPDVALFHANSNNFSGSLSPNIAKLRYLYELDISNNRFSGPFPDAVLNMPGLTFLDIRFNFFTGSVPSQIFTQNLDALFINNNEFMIHLPDNIVNTHIFYLTLSNNKFNGPLPRTIFKAFSSLAEVLLLNDQLTGCIPYEIGLLKEAVVFDAGNNQLTGHLPFSLACMENLEPLNFAGNLLFGAIPEVVCELGKLMNLSLSDNYFIHVGPMCRILIERGVLDVRNNCIPDLPFQRSVEECANFFAHPRFCPRMWSYNYIPCYHFPSSSSLPDMAPSP encoded by the coding sequence ATGAGCatcattatttctttcatgctcttGGTTTGTCTCATTTCCTGCACTACAGCTCGAGATTCCAGCAGAGAAGCTCTACAAGTTACAATTGGTATTGGCAATGGCAACTTAAGCAAGGGCTGTAATGATAGACACCATAATCTTCCATTCAAACTCAATTGTAAGTTGCCAGCAACCCCCTTAGCAAATGAAGTATTGAAGTTTGCTGATCAAAGACTGGCTTTAGTGCATCCCATAATCCAAAAATTTAAGTCTTTAATCACTTCAGATCCTCTTGGAATCACCCAAACTTGGGTGGGTTCAGATATTTGTAGTTACAAAGGGTTCTACTGTGATAATCCACCAGATAACAAGTCAGCCATTGCTGTTGCTTCAATCGATTTCAATGGATTTCAGTTGTCAGCCCCTTCACTCGATGGTTTCTTGGATCAGCTTCCAGATGTTGCCCTCTTCCATGCCAACTCCAACAATTTTAGTGGCTCTCTTTCGCCAAACATCGCCAAGCTTCGGTATCTATATGAGCTTGATATAAGCAACAACCGATTTTCAGGGCCATTTCCAGATGCTGTTCTAAACATGCCTGGTTTAACATTCTTGGATATTCGTTTCAACTTCTTCACTGGGTCAGTTCCTTCtcaaatttttactcaaaatctcgACGCCCTTTTTATCAACAACAACGAGTTCATGATCCATCTGCCTGATAATATTGTCAACACCCATATTTTTTATCTCACTTTGTCCAACAACAAATTCAATGGTCCACTTCCAAGAACCATTTTCAAAGCATTCTCTTCGTTAGCTGAGGTTCTTCTTTTAAACGACCAGCTTACAGGTTGTATACCCTATGAGATTGGTTTGCTTAAGGAAGCTGTCGTTTTTGATGCCGGGAACAACCAGTTGACTGGTCATTTACCTTTCTCATTAGCTTGTATGGAGAATTTGGAACCGTTGAACTTCGCTGGTAATCTTCTGTTTGGAGCGATCCCTGAGGTGGTTTGCGAGCTTGGCAAACTGATGAATTTATCATTGTCTGACAACTATTTCATACATGTTGGCCCCATGTGTCGGATTTTGATTGAGAGAGGAGTGTTGGATGTTAGAAACAACTGCATTCCCGATCTTCCATTTCAGAGATCTGTAGAGGAGTGTGCAAATTTC